Proteins encoded in a region of the Pseudomonas sp. GOM7 genome:
- a CDS encoding tRNA dihydrouridine synthase: MQIALAPMEGLVDEILRDLLTRIGGIDWCVTEFIRVSERLLPAATYHKLAPELFDGARTRAGTPMRVQFLGSDPQCLADNAAFACTLGAPVIDLNFGCPAKTVNKSRGGAVLLKEPELLHAIVREVRRTLPAEIPVTAKMRLGFEDKSGALDCARALAEGGASQIVVHARTKVEGYKPPAHWEWVARVQEVVAVPVFANGEVWTLEDWRRCREISGVEDIMLGRGLVSRPGLARQIAAVRAGQAPEEMSWAELQPLLQDFWQQARRKLAPRYAPGRLKQWLAMLTRTYPEAVALFAEIRREQDCERIDRLLMPSS, encoded by the coding sequence ATGCAAATTGCCCTGGCGCCCATGGAAGGGCTGGTCGACGAGATCCTGCGCGACCTCCTCACCCGCATCGGCGGAATCGACTGGTGCGTCACCGAGTTCATTCGTGTCAGTGAGCGGCTGTTGCCTGCGGCCACCTACCACAAGCTGGCGCCCGAGCTGTTCGACGGTGCGCGCACTCGGGCCGGTACGCCGATGCGCGTGCAGTTCCTTGGCTCCGACCCGCAATGCCTGGCTGACAATGCCGCCTTCGCCTGCACCCTCGGGGCACCGGTGATCGACCTCAACTTCGGCTGCCCGGCCAAGACGGTGAACAAGTCGCGCGGCGGCGCCGTGCTGCTCAAGGAGCCGGAGCTGCTCCACGCCATCGTCCGCGAGGTACGGCGCACGCTGCCGGCCGAGATTCCGGTGACGGCGAAGATGCGGCTGGGCTTCGAGGACAAGAGTGGGGCGCTGGATTGCGCCCGTGCGCTCGCCGAGGGTGGTGCGAGTCAGATCGTGGTGCATGCGCGCACCAAGGTCGAGGGCTACAAGCCGCCAGCGCACTGGGAATGGGTGGCGCGGGTGCAGGAGGTGGTAGCGGTGCCGGTGTTCGCCAACGGCGAGGTGTGGACGCTGGAGGACTGGCGTCGCTGCCGGGAGATCAGTGGTGTGGAGGACATCATGCTGGGGCGCGGCCTGGTGTCCCGCCCTGGCCTGGCACGGCAGATCGCGGCGGTCAGGGCGGGGCAGGCGCCGGAGGAAATGAGCTGGGCCGAGTTGCAGCCGCTGTTGCAGGACTTCTGGCAGCAGGCGCGGCGCAAACTGGCGCCGCGCTATGCGCCAGGCCGACTGAAACAATGGCTGGCGATGCTCACCCGTACCTACCCGGAAGCCGTGGCCTTGTTTGCCGAGATACGCCGTGAGCAAGATTGCGAGCGCATCGACCGGCTGCTGATGCCCTCCAGCTAA
- a CDS encoding Hsp20 family protein — protein MSNVLSLAPLFRQSVGFDRFNDLFESALRSNDAGSSYPPYNVEKHGDDHYRIVVAAAGFQEEDLELQVENGVLSVVGNKRDRSAESISYLHQGIAQRAFKLSFRLADHIEVKGANLANGLLSVELERIVPEEAKPKRIPIGSNQRPALEDN, from the coding sequence ATGAGCAACGTACTTTCTTTGGCCCCTCTGTTCCGCCAATCCGTCGGTTTCGACCGTTTCAATGATCTGTTTGAGTCTGCCCTGCGCAGCAACGATGCCGGCAGCTCCTACCCGCCCTATAACGTCGAGAAGCATGGCGATGACCACTATCGCATTGTGGTCGCGGCTGCTGGTTTCCAGGAAGAAGACCTGGAGCTGCAGGTCGAGAACGGTGTGCTGAGCGTGGTGGGCAACAAGCGTGACCGTAGCGCCGAGAGCATCAGCTACCTGCACCAGGGCATCGCCCAGCGCGCCTTCAAGCTGTCGTTCCGCCTCGCCGACCATATCGAGGTCAAGGGCGCCAACCTGGCCAACGGCCTGCTGAGTGTCGAGCTGGAGCGCATCGTGCCGGAAGAGGCCAAGCCCAAGCGCATCCCCATCGGCAGCAACCAGCGTCCGGCGCTGGAGGACAACTGA
- a CDS encoding acyl-CoA thioesterase, producing MQWELPSPFVIDIEVTAEDIDGLGHANNAVYVTWLERCAWRHSQFLGLDLVEYRRLDRAMAVVRHEIDYLASAYEGQHLQMATWIVESDQRLKMDRRFQLLRPEDGMTLLRAKTTFVCIELSSGRPKRMPAEFIEGYGRALLPVSVPQA from the coding sequence ATGCAGTGGGAGTTGCCCAGCCCCTTCGTCATCGACATCGAGGTGACTGCCGAGGACATCGATGGCCTTGGCCATGCCAACAACGCGGTCTATGTCACCTGGCTGGAACGCTGCGCCTGGCGTCATTCGCAGTTCCTGGGACTGGACCTGGTCGAATATCGCCGCCTGGATCGGGCCATGGCCGTGGTGCGCCACGAGATCGATTACCTGGCCAGTGCCTACGAAGGGCAGCACTTGCAGATGGCCACCTGGATCGTCGAATCCGACCAGCGCCTGAAGATGGATCGGCGTTTCCAGTTGCTGCGCCCGGAAGATGGCATGACCCTGCTAAGAGCCAAGACCACCTTCGTCTGCATCGAGTTGTCCAGCGGTCGACCCAAGCGCATGCCGGCGGAGTTCATCGAGGGTTATGGCAGGGCCTTGCTGCCAGTTTCTGTGCCGCAGGCGTAA